The genomic window AAACTTTCGCCATTAACGAGGCCTGTCGGCATCCGGAATGTACTTGTCGGCCAGGGCGGCGGTGATCTCGAAGAGGCGAAGGCGCGTCTTCTTTTTCAGCTCGTGGCGGGTATCGATGATCCCGCCCTTCGCGAGATACGGGTCGTAGGGCATGAATTCGACGGTCGCGCCGGATTGGCCGAACCGCTCGGTGAGGTAGGTCCGCGCGTCGGTGTCGTATTTGTTGCGGCTGTCGTTCAGCACCACCATGCTGCGGGATACCAATTCGTGGTAGCCCATCGACCGCAGCAGGTCGATGGCTCGCGTCACTGGCAGCGAGGTGTCGGCGGTCAGGCCGGACACGAAGACCAGGGTGTCGCATGACTCGAGCACTGCCTTCATCACCGGGTGCTCGAGATCGTCCGAGGTGTCGACCACGATGACGGTGTGGGTGCGTCGAAGCCGGGACAACACTCCGCTGAACATCGACGGCACCAGCGGGCGCGGTTGGTCCGAGGCGCGGTTGCCGGCGAGCACGTCCAGCCCGATGTTGTTCTGTCCCAGGTGCTCTCGGATATCGGCGTAGCCTTGAACGTCGGTGTCGTTCAGCACAGCCGAGTAGTCGCCGGGCGGTGACTCATCTATCCGACCGGCCAGCGTTCCGAAGCCCGGCGCTGCGTCGATGGCGACGACGTTGTCGGGTCGACACTCCCGAAAGACCGCACCGATGCAGGCGGTCATGGTGGTCTTGCCGACGCCTCCTTTCCCAGAGACGACACCGATGACGTACTGGCGGCGGATGTGGCGACGAATGCGCTCCTGCAATTCCCGGTAATGCCGTTCGGCCGGTGACTCGCCCAGGTTGATGGTGCGAAACGAGGCAGTGTAGAGGAACTTCCGCCAGCCGGAGCCCGGTGGAATCTTGCGTGGCGCCACCATGTCGGAGATGCGCAAGGTGCCCGACACCGAATCGTGCGGCTGATAGCGCGAAGGGGGCGTTTCTCGATGGTTTGTTCCGGCTTGTTCCAACACTGGGGACGAATACCTCTCGACTACACAACTTTTCGGTACGAGTGCCAATCGTTTTCGGCAGGCAAGCGCCGCATCATCTGGTTGATTGCGGCACAGATGTGGGTCTTTGTGCCCGGCGCGACGATCATCCAGTTCTTGCCTGAGGATTGAACGCCTTCGGCGACCAGGCGTCCCTCGGGGGTGTCGATGATGGTCACCGCACCACCGTCGATGTACGTGCGGCCGGATTGACCGGTCGCTACACCGGATTGGATGGCAACGATCGAGGCTTGAGCCGACTGGGCGGGGTCTGCCGCGAGGGATAGGGTCCGCAGCTGTTCGGGCTCCAGCCGCTGGTCGCTCAAGAAAGTGGAAACCCCGTCCCGGCTGACGGCCGCGGCGCGCAGGGCGTCGGCCTCCAACGTGACCGGGCGTAAGCGCGCCGGTGTGTTCTGGCCGCATAAGCGGTCGATCTGCGCGGTCACCACGGTGCTGGCCGCTACCTCCGCGGTGGCCGTCCCCGCCGCGCTGAGGCGGATCAGCTCCTCGTGTCGTTCCAGGGCCACCCACCACTGGGCGAATCTGGCCAGCAGCACCCGGGCCGGCTCATCGTCACCCGG from Mycobacterium kubicae includes these protein-coding regions:
- a CDS encoding ESX secretion-associated protein EspG, which encodes MLTTTVDGLWALQVLTGIETLAPELGLRPLLPSVEPKQLALHHPVTSELRAAGVIDESDAVDTTVVEWLTVLHRRDVALFMQIRRPGDDEPARVLLARFAQWWVALERHEELIRLSAAGTATAEVAASTVVTAQIDRLCGQNTPARLRPVTLEADALRAAAVSRDGVSTFLSDQRLEPEQLRTLSLAADPAQSAQASIVAIQSGVATGQSGRTYIDGGAVTIIDTPEGRLVAEGVQSSGKNWMIVAPGTKTHICAAINQMMRRLPAENDWHSYRKVV